The Epinephelus lanceolatus isolate andai-2023 chromosome 10, ASM4190304v1, whole genome shotgun sequence genomic sequence AGGAGGTTGCGCATCAACAGTGATGATACTCAGAGTGCTAAACCCAAAAATCcaatatgatcaaaaatgtaaaaatggtaGCACATCTCAAATTGCCCAGTTAAGTACTCACATTTGACTTCTTTTAATGGCTcacatcaaaaaaacaaacgcTAACGCGTTTCGGCACATGGCGTTCTTCAGAGTGTtttcaacttatcttgcattgtaacatgcattatgacaacttaataaggtttatgtttgtttataaatgaagtggaggagcctacaagtgttttgtttagctTGTCTCAGAAGCTGCAGAGGGACTCGCAGCTCcactcagctgtctgctgctgctgctgcgagagatcaaatttcaatgggggcggggaaaagtgcgagggagtcagcagtcattcagtttgttgctCTAACCAAAGATATTGGATTACTACTGTACAGgacaaaaaaaggacaaattTAGTACAGCAAAATCTTTTTAGAGACAAAGTCCACTCTGTACCTAATATTaatctgctgtttttgtcacataaaaAGGCATTTCATTTGTTGTGTGTATGGAAAAATAGTTGTTTGTCAATAAGCAATTTAAATGTTCTCTCATTTTGTTTCAGCTGCGAGCCCCTCCGCTGGAGCAAGTGGTGCACATGCCATGGCAGAGGGTGGGTGCGCAGGTAGTGTGACGTCTTCTCAGTAAATACCTTATTCTCTGCTTGTGATCGGTCACTGATCCAAACCCAAAACCTGACGATAAAACACACTTCTTAGGTTAACTCAAGCCAGGTCGAAACAGAGTAGGGGAGTCGCCATAATTGTAACATTTTTCACTCATTCACCAgtgccttgtgaacacaaagcacTCCAGGTTCACTTTGCCCTTTGCCTTTTTATctagccctctagatcacatgctattGAACTGGGGCgcttgaaaaaaacagaaaaaaaaaacatgtcagccTGTAACGCTTGCAAGGACGCAGGACGAGGAATAGTTTGGTCCACGGAAGATACTGCacatctccagatgtggaatgtagaatacatcagACAGCAACAGTCGGCACAGAAACACTAAGgttttcctccaattttaagtCCATGTAAAGGGAGGAGCTGCATAATCGCACAGCAGTGCCAcatcaaagttaaaaaaaaaaaaaaaaaaatgtcaattaaaTATAGGCGaaagtgtgaacagaaagagaactgagtccttTTACTTTTacggtccactttttggtgcactttaatGGTGCTTTCACACATAGTCctcttaaaacaaacaaaactcagtcCTTTTAAAGTGCATTGATacgtggaccaacagaaaagggcttcagtcctctttctgttcacatttccacctttacatagtttttttttctgcactcCACACCTGGAGACGTGCAGTTTCTTCCGTGGACCAAATTACTCCTCGTCCTGCGTCTTTGCAAGCGTTACAGGCCAACTAGGTTTCGTCTTTCTTTTCAGGCGTCCCATTGCAACAGCATGTGATATAGAGGACTAAATACAAAGGCAAGCGAACCTGGAGTGCTTTAAGCGAACCACACCGCAGACTTGAAGCGAGGTGGTCTAAGTATGGTTCGCTTCAGAGTAGGGCTGTaatggtacatgtatttgtatcgaaccgttcggtacgcgacttttggttgggcacgaccctgtaccgaattattgggcgcaggatattaatttatttttattttgttttattttaattccgtttttgcgagctgaaccatttaaaatatctagttccccaacggacataattgagtgacggactgAGTCCAACCGTAAagctccgctttcactttgtgcagcgcattctcgcattttgacagcatggcAAGTGAGcttgacgaacctgaagacccactcgcaaaccttaagtcctccgtttgggaacacttgtTTTAATAGAACTATATCTGAAAACACCCATAATTATAACAGCGTTAGTTACAGTTGTAATACAACTGAAAAAACAATATTCAAGTCAAgctaatgtttttatgttaatttcACACCTAGGATGTGATCGGATAATGTATATTAtctgattatattatattatttattaaaaataacagGATGTAGCAGCTGTTGCATTTGCCTGTTTGCAAGTACTCTGATTACACCTACAAAGTTAGCCGGTTTGATTGATGGAGGTTGTGAAAATACATACAATCCTAATGACATTTGACTGAACACAGAGTGTACGCAGTTTGGGTACACCTGTGTGTAATTGCACACTGACCCCTGGAGGGTCACGAACGTACCAACACCTGAAGTCACTAAGCTTTATAGTCTATGCTATAGCCACATAGAGGGTGTGtattaacaaaaacacacacctaagtatatatatatatatatatatatgtattagtatatacaatattaatataatGCATAATAATATAAGAATCGTTATGTTTCTGTTGGTAtggaatgagccgtttatatctacatgtgGAGCGGGTCCacttccacagagtctgccatgttgttctacagtagcccacaacagacaaatcaaacaccgGCTTGagattcacatttttgtgttagCCTCTGTAGTTCTCCAACAAACtcagcacacaggagaagttccAGCTCTGTAACCTGAAGGCTAGATGCCACTAGATCCTACGCACTGGGCCTTTAAGTCCCTTCCTGAGACATATACCAAGTTACCTTCATGTTTTCTCCAAATCCAGTCAGTCATTGTGAAGTAATGTTTCCCTCTTTCCTCAGGGAAGCACTTTGTGGATAAACATAGAAGCCAGCTGATCAACAGAGTGTGCGAgactgcatcagttttggatgcgCTCCTTGAGAATGCAGTCATCCAACAAGGGACCTATGATGAAATCTTGGCTATCCCTACCCATCGGGATAGGATGAGGAAGCTCTACTCTGGTCCCCTGAATTCCGCTGGAGATGTTGGCAAAGACATCCTCCTCAACATCCTTAAGGAAACGGAAAAATATTTGATTGATGAGCTTATGGGGAAGAAGTGAATGTTGTGGGGAAATACATGTTTTAGACCAAACATACAATCTACCTGaatgaaaaaatgtttatttttatacaacAACAATtgggaaataattgcaataCTAAGTCTGTGTGGGGTTGTTTGTATGGTGTGTAGTGCCTTTCCTGCCCTGATAATAAGAGTTTTTCCTGTGAGGTTTAAAACCACATTAAGGAAATGTTTATCAGACAATTATGATTGAAGGTTCCTACCAGACATGAAATGTTTGTTCGTCAAACAAATGGAATGAGAATCTATTCTTAAACctaattattttatgtaaagtaAAATGTGCTTGATCATGAATGTAATCCATAAATTTTGGATGTGAAGCAAGTTTTACTTTTCATTAATGCCAAATATGCTGAAAGATGGCCTTAATCACTTTTATTCTGTCCAGCAACAAAAAAGTctacaaatgaataaaaatacatCATAAAATCCTCTGATTGCTGTGTGTGGTTCTTACATTTTGAATGAATGGAGTGCATGGtgcaaatacaacaatgtaataGAGTTTATAAATATGTGCTCATATTTTCCTCCAGGTTTTTAGAAATGTGCACATCGATCTCAACATTATTTTAATGTTAGTACTTGTTCAGAGGGATTCATACTGGTATTTTTCACAACTTTGTGCTTCTTTCTCAAAAccttttttctcacatgcctaaCAACGGAGTAGTGCTGAATGTTTCCTGCAAACGCTGTTTCAATAACCAAGACTTTAAAGACTTTTCTCCAATATTTGGATGTAGAATAGTGCTGCAGGTTCTCTCAAATGTTATGAATGTGATGAGTGGCATACAAACACTTAGTGATCTATCATTCCTCTTCTCTAACAGCAAATGAGGTGTTTTTTTGAATcagttca encodes the following:
- the LOC117265831 gene encoding apoptosis-associated speck-like protein containing a CARD isoform X1; translation: MAPKTKRKVLADMLEDLSKEDFDKFCRQLLDRGDVRRNKVEGKNYLDIAELLVTTYTESRAVGVAVELLREIGCNDDAESLVEDAGRQSTKPGPSDTASPSAGASGAHAMAEGGCAGKHFVDKHRSQLINRVCETASVLDALLENAVIQQGTYDEILAIPTHRDRMRKLYSGPLNSAGDVGKDILLNILKETEKYLIDELMGKK
- the LOC117265831 gene encoding apoptosis-associated speck-like protein containing a CARD isoform X2 produces the protein MPRSIRMVLADMLEDLSKEDFDKFCRQLLDRGDVRRNKVEGKNYLDIAELLVTTYTESRAVGVAVELLREIGCNDDAESLVEDAGRQSTKPGPSDTASPSAGASGAHAMAEGGCAGKHFVDKHRSQLINRVCETASVLDALLENAVIQQGTYDEILAIPTHRDRMRKLYSGPLNSAGDVGKDILLNILKETEKYLIDELMGKK
- the LOC117265831 gene encoding apoptosis-associated speck-like protein containing a CARD isoform X3, whose product is MAPKTKRKVLADMLEDLSKEDFDKFCRQLLDRGDVRRNKVEGKNYLDIAELLVTTYTESRAVGVAVELLREIGCNDDAESLVEDAGRQSTKPGPSDTASPSAGASGAHAMAEGKHFVDKHRSQLINRVCETASVLDALLENAVIQQGTYDEILAIPTHRDRMRKLYSGPLNSAGDVGKDILLNILKETEKYLIDELMGKK